A single Pseudomonas sp. MM223 DNA region contains:
- the fecA_2 gene encoding Fe(3+) dicitrate transport protein FecA (*Name fecA_2), with product MPLRPSPLLHALLLTTTLGLAMPAAHAETRSYHIAAGSLEEALNQFGRESGALISFGSQLTQGISTHGLDGQYDVRQGLDVLLRGSGLQLRQETDNAFSLQPIGTPAAGAPVELGASTVVGDWLAEAQQDNVFEHPGARDVVRREEFERNGATTAREVLNRIPGVNAPDNNGTGSHDLALNFGIRGLNPRLASRSTVLMDGIPVPFAPYGQPQLSLAPLSMGNMDAVDVVRGGGAVRYGPQNVGGIVNFVTRAIPEQATFKAAMQNQISPSSSHDGFKNSANLLVGGTNDNGLGGALLYSGTRGGDWREHSDTQIDDLILKGKLQLDEANSLHAMAQYYEGEADMPGGLSTADFAADPYQSTRLKDKFWGRRTLFNFGYDYKQDDRQFSVNSFFTKTLRSGYLDQGSFVSLSPREYWVRGIETRFSQGLALGDSWHELGIGYRYVNEAGHELRFREPVNGNLPTTASRNDRDTRGSTEAHAIYLDDRIDIGRWTITPGVRYEMIDSEQSNKLNGQRYQGSYNTALPALNVMYHLTDSWNLYANTEGSFGSVQYSQMPNRVSSGEVKPEKARTWEVGTRYDNGDLQAEIGAFLINFDNQYESNQTNDSVIARGETRHQGIETSIRYALDGLSPALAGFDVHASYAFVDATIREDGPNKGNQVPFSSRHKGNLGVGYTDGPWQLNLDGSFQSSQYADNANTGTESADGSTGRIPGYMLVSTRAGYDFGPQLSNLKVAVGVKNLFNREYYTRSYDDNNKGKYVGEPRTLYVQTSVEF from the coding sequence ATGCCGTTGCGCCCCAGCCCCCTCCTCCACGCCCTGCTGCTCACCACCACGCTCGGCCTGGCCATGCCCGCCGCCCATGCCGAAACCCGCAGCTACCATATCGCCGCTGGCTCGCTTGAAGAGGCACTCAACCAGTTCGGCCGCGAAAGCGGTGCGCTGATTTCGTTCGGCTCGCAACTGACCCAAGGCATCAGCACCCACGGCCTGGACGGCCAGTACGATGTGCGCCAAGGCCTCGACGTGTTGCTGCGCGGCAGTGGCCTGCAGTTGCGGCAGGAAACCGACAATGCCTTCAGCCTGCAGCCAATCGGCACGCCCGCCGCTGGCGCCCCGGTCGAGCTTGGCGCTTCCACCGTGGTCGGCGACTGGCTGGCTGAAGCGCAACAGGACAATGTGTTCGAGCACCCCGGCGCCCGCGACGTGGTGCGCCGCGAGGAATTCGAGCGCAACGGCGCGACCACCGCCCGCGAAGTGCTCAACCGCATCCCTGGGGTCAACGCCCCTGACAACAACGGCACCGGCAGCCACGACCTGGCGCTCAACTTCGGTATCCGCGGCCTCAACCCACGCCTGGCATCGCGTTCGACCGTGCTGATGGATGGTATCCCGGTGCCGTTCGCCCCGTATGGCCAGCCGCAGCTGTCGCTGGCACCGCTGAGCATGGGCAACATGGACGCCGTGGATGTGGTGCGCGGTGGTGGCGCGGTGCGCTACGGCCCGCAAAACGTCGGTGGCATCGTCAACTTCGTCACCCGGGCAATCCCCGAGCAGGCCACCTTCAAGGCCGCCATGCAAAACCAGATCAGCCCCTCCTCCAGCCACGACGGTTTCAAGAACAGCGCCAACCTGCTGGTCGGCGGCACCAATGACAACGGCCTGGGCGGTGCCTTGCTGTACTCCGGTACCCGTGGTGGCGACTGGCGCGAACACAGCGACACACAGATCGATGACCTGATCCTCAAGGGCAAGCTGCAACTGGACGAAGCCAACAGCCTGCACGCCATGGCCCAGTACTACGAGGGCGAGGCCGACATGCCTGGCGGCCTGAGCACTGCCGACTTCGCTGCCGACCCGTACCAGTCGACGCGCCTGAAAGACAAGTTCTGGGGCCGCCGCACGCTGTTCAACTTCGGCTACGACTACAAGCAGGACGACCGCCAGTTCAGCGTCAACAGCTTCTTCACCAAGACCCTGCGCAGCGGCTACCTGGACCAGGGCAGCTTCGTTTCGCTGTCACCACGCGAGTACTGGGTGCGCGGCATCGAAACCCGCTTCTCGCAGGGCCTGGCGCTGGGCGATAGCTGGCACGAACTGGGCATCGGCTATCGCTACGTCAACGAAGCCGGCCACGAACTGCGCTTCCGCGAGCCGGTGAACGGCAACCTGCCGACCACTGCCAGCCGCAACGACCGCGACACCCGTGGCAGCACCGAAGCCCACGCCATCTACCTGGATGACCGCATCGACATCGGCCGCTGGACCATCACCCCGGGCGTGCGCTACGAGATGATCGACTCCGAGCAGAGCAACAAGCTCAACGGCCAGCGCTACCAGGGCAGCTACAACACCGCACTGCCGGCGCTCAACGTGATGTACCACCTGACCGACAGCTGGAACCTGTACGCCAACACCGAAGGCTCGTTCGGCAGCGTGCAGTACAGCCAGATGCCCAACCGCGTCAGCAGCGGCGAGGTAAAACCGGAGAAGGCACGCACCTGGGAAGTCGGCACCCGCTACGACAATGGCGACCTGCAGGCCGAGATCGGCGCATTCCTGATCAACTTCGACAACCAGTACGAAAGCAACCAGACCAACGATTCGGTGATCGCCCGCGGCGAAACCCGTCACCAGGGTATCGAGACCAGCATCCGCTATGCACTGGACGGCCTGAGCCCGGCCCTGGCCGGCTTCGATGTGCACGCCAGCTATGCGTTCGTTGACGCCACCATCCGCGAGGACGGGCCGAACAAAGGTAACCAGGTGCCGTTCTCGTCGCGGCACAAGGGCAACCTGGGCGTGGGCTATACCGATGGCCCTTGGCAGTTGAACCTGGACGGCAGCTTCCAGAGCAGCCAGTACGCCGACAACGCCAACACCGGCACCGAAAGCGCCGACGGCAGCACCGGGCGCATTCCGGGCTACATGCTGGTCAGCACCCGCGCCGGGTACGATTTTGGCCCGCAGCTGTCGAATTTGAAGGTGGCGGTGGGCGTTAAGAACCTGTTCAACCGCGAGTACTACACCCGCTCTTACGATGACAACAACAAGGGCAAGTACGTGGGTGAGCCGCGAACGCTGTATGTGCAGACATCAGTGGAGTTCTGA